In a single window of the Gossypium hirsutum isolate 1008001.06 chromosome A13, Gossypium_hirsutum_v2.1, whole genome shotgun sequence genome:
- the LOC107943612 gene encoding alpha-glucan phosphorylase, H isozyme, with product MAENGKSATEKVPAVANPLSEQPSEIASNINYHAQFSPHFSPFKFEPEQAFFATAESVRDRLVKQWNETFVHYHKVDPKQTYYLSMEYLQGRALTNAIGNLDIQNAYSEALNKLGHELEEIAEQEKDAALGNGGLGRLASCFLDSMATLNLPAWGYGLRYKYGLFKQLVTKQGQEEIAEDWLEKFSPWEVVRHDIVFPVRFFGSVEINPDGSRKWVGGEVVQALAYDVPIPGYKTKNTISLRLWEAKARAEDFNLFQFNDGQYESAAQLHSRAQQICAVLYPGDATEDGKLLRLKQQFFLCSASLQDIILRFKERRSGKGSWKWSEFPSKVAVQLNDTHPTLAIPELMRLLIDDEGLGWDEAWDVTTRTIAYTNHTVLPEALEKWSQSVMWKLLPRHMEIIEEIDKRFLAMINATRPDLEHKLPTMRVLDHNPQKPVVRMANLCVVSAHTVNGVAQLHSDILKAELFADYISIWPTKFQNKTNGITPRRWLRFCSPELSNIITKWLKTDQWVTNLDLLSGLREFADNVDFQDEWASAKMANKQRLAQYILRVTGESIDPNSLFDIQVKRIHEYKRQLLNILGAIYRYKKLKEMSPEQRKNTTSRTIMIGGKAFATYTNAKRIVKLVNDVGAVVNNDPEVNSYLKVVFVPNYNVSVAEMLIPGSELSQHISTAGMEASGTSNMKFALNGCLIIGTLDGANVEIREEIGEENFFLFGARADEVPQLRKDRENGLFKPDPRFEEAKQFIRRGAFGSYDYNPLLDSLEGNSGYGRGDYFLVGHDFPDYMDAQARVDEAYKDRKKWLKMSILSTAGSGKFSSDRTIAQYAKEIWNIEECRVP from the exons ATGGCGGAAAACGGTAAATCTGCGACGGAGAAAGTACCGGCGGTTGCGAATCCGTTAAGCGAACAGCCATCGGAAATCGCATCGAATATCAATTACCATGCGCAGTTCAGTCCTCATTTCTCGCCGTTCAAGTTTGAGCCAGAACAAGCTTTCTTCGCTACGGCTGAGAGTGTTCGCGATCGTCTCGTCAAG cAATGGAACGAAACTTTCGTTCACTATCATAAAGTTGATCCGAAACAAACTTATTACTTATCAATGGAATATCTTCAAGGACGAGCTTTAACTAATGCAATTGGGAATCTCGACATTCAAAATGCTTACTCTGAGGCTTTGAATAAGTTAGGACATGAACTCGAAGAGATTGCTGAGCAG GAGAAAGATGCTGCACTTGGAAATGGTGGTTTGGGAAGGCTTGCTTCTTGTTTTCTCGATTCTATGGCAACGTTGAATTTGCCTGCTTGGGGATATGGTTTAAGGTACAAATATGGGCTTTTCAAACAGCTGGTAACAAAACAAGGACAAGAGGAAATTGCGGAAGATTGGCTTGAG AAGTTTAGTCCCTGGGAGGTTGTTAGGCATGATATAGTGTTTCCTGTCAGATTCTTTGGAAGTGTTGAGATTAATCCAGATGGGTC TCGAAAATGGGTTGGAGGAGAGGTAGTGCAAGCTCTGGCTTATGATGTTCCAATTCCAGGATATAAAACCAAGAATACAATAAGCCTTCGCCTCTGGGAAGCAAAAGCTCGTGCTGAGGATTTCAATCTTTTTCAGTTTAATGATGGACAATATGAATCTGCTGCACAGCTTCATTCAAGAGCTCAACAG ATATGTGCTGTTCTATATCCTGGAGATGCTACTGAAGATGGGAAGCTTTTACGTCTGAAACAACAATTTTTCCTCTGCAGTGCATCATTGCAG GACATTATTCTCAGATTCAAGGAGAGAAGAAGTGGAAAGGGCTCATGGAAATGGTCTGAATTTCCCAGCAAGGTAGCTGTACAACTGAATGATACTCATCCTACGCTTGCAATTCCTGAACTGATGCGCTTGCTAATAGATGATGAAGGACTTGGGTGGGATGAGGCTTGGGATGTAACAACAAG GACAATTGCATATACGAATCATACTGTCCTTCCTGAAGCACTTGAGAAGTGGTCACAATCTGTAATGTGGAAGCTTCTTCCTCGCCACATGGAAATCATAGAAGAAATTGACAAAAGG TTTCTTGCAATGATCAATGCCACCCGTCCTGACCTTGAGCATAAGCTTCCTACCATGCGCGTCTTGGATCATAATCCCCAAAAACCTGTTGTGAGGATGGCGAACTTATGTGTGGTATCTGCACATACA GTGAATGGTGTAGCCCAGCTGCACAGTGACATCTTAAAGGCTGAGTTGTTTGCAGATTACATTTCTATATGGCCCACCAAGTTCCAAAACAAGACTAATGGAATTACTCCTCGTCGATGGCTTCGGTTTTGCAGTCCAGAGCTCAGTAACATAATCACCAAGTGGTTAAAAACTGACCAATGGGTGACCAATCTTGACCTGCTTTCTGGTCTTCGAGAA TTTGCCGATAATGTTGATTTTCAAGATGAATGGGCGTCTGCTAAGATGGCTAACAAACAACGTTTGGCGCAATACATACTGCGTGTAACAGGAGAAAGCATCGATCCAAACAGTTTATTCGACATACAAGTTAAGCGTATTCATGAATACAAGAGACAGCTGCTGAACATTTTGGGTGCGATCTATAGGTACAAGAAGTTAAAG GAGATGAGTCCTGAGCAGCGGAAAAATACAACTTCCCGCACCATTATGATTGGAGGGAAAGCATTTGCCACATATACAAATGCTAAACGTATAGTCAAATTGGTGAATGATGTTGGTGCTGTAGTCAACAATGATCCTGAAGTCAATAGCTATTTGAAG GTCGTATTTGTTCCAAACTACAATGTGTCCGTAGCTGAAATGCTTATTCCCGGAAGTGAGCTTTCCCAGCATATTAGTACTGCGGGCATGGAGGCTAGTGGGACAAGCAACATGAAATTTGCTCTAAATGGCTGCCTCATAATAGGAACACTTGATGGGGCTAATGTTGAAATCCGCGAAGAAATAGGGGAGGAGAATTTCTTCCTTTTCGGTGCAAGAGCTGATGAAGTCCCTCAGTTGCGGAAGGACAGAGAGAATGGATTG TTCAAACCCGATCCTCGGTTTGAAGAGGCCAAGCAGTTCATAAGAAGGGGAGCATTTGGAAGTTATGACTACAATCCACTTCTCGATTCTCTAGAAGGTAACTCGGGTTACGGTCGAGGTGATTATTTCCTCGTCGGTCATGATTTCCCAGATTACATGGATGCTCAAGCCCGAGTAGATGAAGCTTACAA GGATCGCAAGAAGTGGCTAAAGATGTCTATACTAAGCACTGCTGGCAGCGGCAAGTTCAGCAGCGATCGGACTATAGCCCAGTATGCTAAGGAAATTTGGAATATCGAGGAATGCCGCGTGCCGTAA